The genomic stretch GGGAAAACACTGAGAAAATACATATTTTAGTGTCTAGTTACTTATAATATAAACATGCTTATAAGATAATGTTAAATGTGATTTAATCTCATTATTTTAGTGTCTCTTTAATCGATAAAAAGCTATACGATACATGAttagttacttttttttttcttcaaattaaaatttcactcaaacaaattttgttgtgattgtttattgggagttttaacgaaatatttttggtattattcgtttttaataaaaaatcacatttttattttttttggtactaTACATTACacctttatttaattttttttattaaaattaattttttttaaacctctcgttagtttttattttatttatttatattgtttACTTTTTAGATTAATCTCCATAACTTCAGACTTTACCCATTAACTTTTCCTGGCAAAAAATCCGACTTTTCCACCCGATCCGACCCGTAAAAGCTGTTGCGCTCTCTCCTTGTCTGTTGCTTTCTATTTTGGCCAGCAGTGTCGGAGATTGCGAGTgttgtcctctctctctctcgctcgaAAATCTGAATTCCGAGCTCCACCAGCTCAAATCTCCGATCCGGTGACCCCTCGCCGTAGCTCTTCAGCTCCTCCTCCCAGATCTATCGCCTCACTCGTAAGCACTTTCCAATCCACCTTCttctttccctctctttttttaactaaatttcTGTAacggatctctctctctctttttaaaaattattatggaAATTTCAGTTCAATTTAATGCTTTCTTCCTCTCAATTAGTTtgctaattaatttgtttttacagGAAATTAGTCATTAAATTGTGGGTGAATGCGGAGATTAATTAATCGAGCCGCAATTTCCCGCTTTCACAATGCAACTGCAAGGATTTAAAGCCCAATCCAGAGTAGCACTGCTCGTCGCCTTCCTCTTGTGTGTTTGTTTCGCGGGTTTATATGATTTGTTGAAGCCTGTCTCCAATGGATGCATCATGACGTACATGTATCCCACTTATGTTCCCATCCCTACCACGACTCCCGTTTCGCCTGCGAAATATAGCTTGTATTTGTACCACGAAGGATGGAAGAAGATCGATTTCGAGGAGCATCTGAAGAAGCTGAGCGGCGTTCCCGTGCTTTTTATTCCGGGAAATGGCGGCAGCTACAAGCAGGTGAGGAAATGGGAGCTGGGTTTTTGTTGAAATGCTCGCTCTTCGTGTTTTATTGgcaattttttttggaaagttTGTGTCTTTATGACAATGGAATGTTGGCTTTTGTGTTTGTTCTGAATTTTCGGTTTTTGTAGGTTCGGTCACTTGCAGCAGAATCTGATAGGGGATATCAAGCGGGGCCCCTAGAGCGTACATATTATCAGGATGCTTACTTAACTCCTGAAGAGGGAGGGGAGGATATTGATGTGACTTCCTTTAAGTTGCGCAACCAGTATGATTCCAGGTTGGACTGGTTCACGGTGGATCTCGAAGGGGAACATTCTGCTATGGATAGTGCTATTCTTGAAGAACATGCTGAATATGTTGTCAACTCCATTCACAGGGTCTGTCTCGAACTCTCATTATTTTCTTCTAATTGCATACGAAGATGAAACTTTTTTATGCATGGTAAACATGTCTTTGAGATCGTATTACACTTTCTTAATATTGCATTACGAGGAAGTGTTATGAAGGAGTAAATGACACAAATATTACATGCACTTCTCTACGTTCAACAGAATGTGTTCAGTAATATAACTACTTATATTGGAATTTCACATTTCAAATAGTCCGAATGCTTGTCTTCATCCTTGACATGATCCAGTCCCATCCAAATTATGCGGGGTCACAGAAACTGTCAACAATAATTTAATGCGCCGGTAAAAAAAGACGTTACAACACATAACCAAACCATCTTGTCAATTCTTCTCCCCTGTTGACactcttttcttggtcatgttgTAGTTTATCAGTTTTCTCACATTCTTTTAGTTTATAAGAGATGTTTAACATACAATCTTGTGTGCAGATTTTGGATCAATACAAAGAATCTTATAAGGCTAGACAAAGAGAAGGTGCTGCAACCTCTGGGAGTTCTCCAAAAAGTGTGATATTGGTTGGTCACTCTATGGGTGGTTTTGTTGCTAGAGCTGCAGTTATCCATCACCGTTTGAGGAAATCAGCAGTTGAAACAATTGTTACTCTCTCCAGCCCCCACCAGTGAGTTTTTAGCTTCTATGATAACTCTCATTGTCAAAGTGAATGCATGAAttagtgtttgatgaaatgtaCCTATTTCGTTCAGATACCCTCCTGTGGCATTGCAGCCTTCCTTGGGTCACTACTTTGAACGTGTTAATGATGAATGGAGAAAGGGATATGAGGTCCAAACAACTAGAGCAGGACATCACGTGTCTGGTCCTGTTCTCTCCCATGTTGTTGTTATATCCATTTCTGGTGGTTATAATGATTATCAGGTAAATACATATTTTTCGTATTTTCCTGTGTTATATAATTTTTGGGGAGACggggttttataattttgtgtcaCTATGGGGGTTCTCGGTAGTTTTTTCTCAAACTTCATTTGTACGTACACATCGGTGTATACTATATAAGTATTTTGTGTTTGTGGTACTATAAGTTCTTGCTATGTGCCTTGACTCTGTGGCTGCTGTTACTCTTGTTTTTTGTCTTTAGGTAAGATCCAAGTCAGAATCCCTTGATGGCATTGTGCCTCCCACTCATGGCTTTGTGATCAGTAGTACGGGCATGAGAAATGTGTGGTTGTCAATGGAACATCAAGCTATTTTATGGTGTAATCAATTAGTTATCCAAGTAAGTGACTAATTGAACCCAGATTTAATTATCATAAAAACAGTTCTTAACACATGCTCTTATCTAGTTAGCGCACACCCTCCTTAGTTTGGTAGACTCCGGGACAGGCCAGCCATTTTCTGACACTCGAATAAGAACAGCGATATTCTCAAAAATGCTTCGTAGTGGGATACCTCAGAGTTTCGATTGGAGGATGCAATCACACTTATCTCAGCAGTCAATACACATTCCTACTAGAGACGTAAAAGATAAAACTGGTACTGTATTGTCACATTGTTTGTTTGGATAAATCCATTGTATTCCTCTTTATAGTTTGCTAAAGTCTTGAATCTGTTTTTATAGCTATTTTAGCAATGTTGACACATAAAGAGAGAAAGTAGTCATGATGTTATATCACTGAATGGCATGTGTAATATGATTGCAGAATCACTGTACACTTCCACTGCATGTCCTAGCAATGTTCATTGGAGTGATGATGGCCTTGAGAGGGACCTATACATTCAGACGACCACCGTCACTGTTTTAGCTATGGATGGTCGAAGACGGTGGTTAGACATACAAAAATTGGTTAGCATCAGCAAATTTTCCATCTACTCAATACTgaaatcattatgaacttaatTTCAAGCTTATTGCTGAGTTAGATACTTTGTCCTGATTGTTCTTAATCTCCTTTTTTCTCAGCCCCCTCTTTTACTTTTTCATCAACCTTTCCAAGCTAGGttctttagttgttttcatttaaaaaacatGATCTGGAAATTAGTTTGTTGTATCTTGTGCATGTACAATTTCATTGACATAGAAATGATGTGTACACCAATTTAATTTACACTGTGTTTGCATGAATATGACTGGGGAAAAATACTTTTGATGCATTACAAAATAATACTGGACCGTGATatattctttttcctttccaCTTGTTCTTGTCATGCAGAtagaatttgttaattttcttttattttttgaatttccaATATCTGATAGTGCTCAGACTTTAATCAATACGTGCAGGGGTCAAATGGAAGAAGCCACTTCATGTTCGTGACAAACCTTGCTCCGTGTTCTGGGGTTAGACTCCATCTGTGGCCAGAAAAAAGAAACTCAACTTCAGAATTGCCTATTTGTATAAGAATCCTCGATGTGACATCAAGGATGGTGCGCATTCCATCAGGACCAGCACCAACACAGGTACTGAGTTTTGCATTCATGACCATGTTTTAATGGGATAATTGTTGCATTCTCTTATTTGTGGATATGCTCTGTCTTATTAGATTGAACCTGGAAGCCAGACAGAGCAAGCTTCTCCTTCGGCTATATTTCGCTTGGGACCTGAGGACATGCGTGGTTTCAGATTCCTGACCATCTCAGTTGCACCTCGTCCGGTATTGTTTCCCTTCATTGTTGATGGTTGGTTTGCTCCTT from Pyrus communis chromosome 7, drPyrComm1.1, whole genome shotgun sequence encodes the following:
- the LOC137738938 gene encoding uncharacterized protein isoform X2, with amino-acid sequence MQLQGFKAQSRVALLVAFLLCVCFAGLYDLLKPVSNGCIMTYMYPTYVPIPTTTPVSPAKYSLYLYHEGWKKIDFEEHLKKLSGVPVLFIPGNGGSYKQVRSLAAESDRGYQAGPLERTYYQDAYLTPEEGGEDIDVTSFKLRNQYDSRLDWFTVDLEGEHSAMDSAILEEHAEYVVNSIHRILDQYKESYKARQREGAATSGSSPKSVILVGHSMGGFVARAAVIHHRLRKSAVETIVTLSSPHQYPPVALQPSLGHYFERVNDEWRKGYEVQTTRAGHHVSGPVLSHVVVISISGGYNDYQVRSKSESLDGIVPPTHGFVISSTGMRNVWLSMEHQAILWCNQLVIQLAHTLLSLVDSGTGQPFSDTRIRTAIFSKMLRSGIPQSFDWRMQSHLSQQSIHIPTRDVKDKTESLYTSTACPSNVHWSDDGLERDLYIQTTTVTVLAMDGRRRWLDIQKLGSNGRSHFMFVTNLAPCSGVRLHLWPEKRNSTSELPICIRILDVTSRMVRIPSGPAPTQIEPGSQTEQASPSAIFRLGPEDMRGFRFLTISVAPRPTISGRPPPAVSMAVGQFFNPEEGEREFSPWSMPIPSYSYKEMSLKEDHPLALNLSFTTSLGLLPVMFSLKAAGCGIKNSGLPDEQAGDEDNSKLCKLRCFPPIAFAWDHTSGLHIFPNMYSEKIVVDSSPALWSSPQSSEKTSVMLLVDPHCSYRSSMTVPVTAVASRFLLLYNSQIAGFSLVVIFFALMQQICTWDLDQHIPSILTAVEFNLRIPLPFPYLAIAPILLSFSLSFFISQPFPSFSSFTIISLTCYLLANGFVIILILISQLIFYAAAVVHVFIKTRFQLGEKSVHRFINLSSGFFSLKVVRVLRANPVFVTALVAITLACLVHAAFGLFIILFFDALSCHSALCSHARRHELLDCKKEDNDRSCQLPSKSDGISNQNIHSEDCCSNSPNSSKSFGETQLELFHHRHGLFILHLAAALMFVPSLVAWFQRIGMGHSFPWLLDSFLCTGVILHGIFTAKPESSSFLVSFPGFRNCEVRLNFLYLLAGYYSYISSLALAPYRAFYGMAAIGFTCCALTILQNRNREKGEPHFVSRKHSHRH
- the LOC137738938 gene encoding uncharacterized protein isoform X1 produces the protein MQLQGFKAQSRVALLVAFLLCVCFAGLYDLLKPVSNGCIMTYMYPTYVPIPTTTPVSPAKYSLYLYHEGWKKIDFEEHLKKLSGVPVLFIPGNGGSYKQVRSLAAESDRGYQAGPLERTYYQDAYLTPEEGGEDIDVTSFKLRNQYDSRLDWFTVDLEGEHSAMDSAILEEHAEYVVNSIHRILDQYKESYKARQREGAATSGSSPKSVILVGHSMGGFVARAAVIHHRLRKSAVETIVTLSSPHQYPPVALQPSLGHYFERVNDEWRKGYEVQTTRAGHHVSGPVLSHVVVISISGGYNDYQVRSKSESLDGIVPPTHGFVISSTGMRNVWLSMEHQAILWCNQLVIQLAHTLLSLVDSGTGQPFSDTRIRTAIFSKMLRSGIPQSFDWRMQSHLSQQSIHIPTRDVKDKTESLYTSTACPSNVHWSDDGLERDLYIQTTTVTVLAMDGRRRWLDIQKLGSNGRSHFMFVTNLAPCSGVRLHLWPEKRNSTSELPICIRILDVTSRMVRIPSGPAPTQIEPGSQTEQASPSAIFRLGPEDMRGFRFLTISVAPRPTISGRPPPAVSMAVGQFFNPEEGEREFSPWSMPIPSYSYKEMSLKEDHPLALNLSFTTSLGLLPVMFSLKAAGCGIKNSGLPDEQAGDEDNSKLCKLRCFPPIAFAWDHTSGLHIFPNMYSEKIVVDSSPALWSSPQSSEKTSVMLLVDPHCSYRSSMTVPVTAVASRFLLLYNSQIAGFSLVVIFFALMQQICTWDLDQHIPSILTAVEFNLRIPLPFPYLAIAPILLSFSLSFFISQPFPSFSSFTIISLTCYLLANGFVIILILISQLIFYAAAVVHVFIKTRFQLGEKSVHRFINLSSGFFSLKVVRVLRANPVFVTALVAITLACLVHAAFGLFIILFFDALSCHSALCSFLTASFRSHARRHELLDCKKEDNDRSCQLPSKSDGISNQNIHSEDCCSNSPNSSKSFGETQLELFHHRHGLFILHLAAALMFVPSLVAWFQRIGMGHSFPWLLDSFLCTGVILHGIFTAKPESSSFLVSFPGFRNCEVRLNFLYLLAGYYSYISSLALAPYRAFYGMAAIGFTCCALTILQNRNREKGEPHFVSRKHSHRH
- the LOC137738938 gene encoding uncharacterized protein isoform X3, coding for MQLQGFKAQSRVALLVAFLLCVCFAGLYDLLKPVSNGCIMTYMYPTYVPIPTTTPVSPAKYSLYLYHEGWKKIDFEEHLKKLSGVPVLFIPGNGGSYKQVRSLAAESDRGYQAGPLERTYYQDAYLTPEEGGEDIDVTSFKLRNQYDSRLDWFTVDLEGEHSAMDSAILEEHAEYVVNSIHRILDQYKESYKARQREGAATSGSSPKSVILVGHSMGGFVARAAVIHHRLRKSAVETIVTLSSPHQYPPVALQPSLGHYFERVNDEWRKGYEVQTTRAGHHVSGPVLSHVVVISISGGYNDYQVRSKSESLDGIVPPTHGFVISSTGMRNVWLSMEHQAILWCNQLVIQLAHTLLSLVDSGTGQPFSDTRIRTAIFSKMLRSGIPQSFDWRMQSHLSQQSIHIPTRDVKDKTESLYTSTACPSNVHWSDDGLERDLYIQTTTVTVLAMDGRRRWLDIQKLGSNGRSHFMFVTNLAPCSGVRLHLWPEKRNSTSELPICIRILDVTSRMVRIPSGPAPTQIEPGSQTEQASPSAIFRLGPEDMRGFRFLTISVAPRPTISGRPPPAVSMAVGQFFNPEEGEREFSPWSMPIPSYSYKEMSLKEDHPLALNLSFTTSLGLLPVMFSLKAAGCGIKNSGLPDEQAGDEDNSKLCKLRCFPPIAFAWDHTSGLHIFPNMYSEKIVVDSSPALWSSPQSSEKTSVMLLVDPHCSYRSSMTVPVTAVASRFLLLYNSQIAGFSLVVIFFALMQQICTWDLDQHIPSILTAVEFNLRIPLPFPYLAIAPILLSFSLSFFISQPFPSFSSFTIISLTCYLLANGFVIILILISQLIFYAAAVVHVFIKTRFQLGEKSVHRFINLSSGFFSLKVVRVLRANPVFVTALVAITLACLVHAAFGLFIILFFDALSCHSALCSFISQSCTKT